A region of the Pseudomonas silesiensis genome:
GCATCAATAGAGCAAGGATGACCACCGCGATCAATCCAACAGTGTCAATGAGCAGGCTCGATGATCCGATGCGGTCTGCGCAGTGACGGTTCATCTTTAAATTTTCCTTTTCAAACAACTCGGCTCGCCGTGCTGAGGGGGGCGCGCCTCAATACTTCTGATCACATACCTGGGGCGGTGTTTGGATTCCAAATAGATCCGACCGATATACTCCCCCAATATTCCGATGCCAATCAGTTGCACCCCCCCCAAAAACAAAACGGTGGCAATCAGGGACGGATAACTTGGCACTTCGTTACCATACAGAAGTTTGTCCAGCATCATATAGGCCGCATAGACCAGAGCCGGCAGCGAGATGGCACCACCGATATAGCTCCACACCCGCAACGGCACAGTGCTGAACGAGGTAATGCCTTCCAGCGCCAGATTCCATAGCTTCCAGCCATTGAACTTGCTCTGGCCGGCGGCACGTGGGGCACGGTCGTATTCGATGGTCACGCTGTTAAACCCAGCCCAAGACAACACACCTTTCATGAACAATTGCTGCTCCGGCAATTGCTTTATGACATCCACCACTTTGCGATCCATCAAACGAAAATCGCCGACGTTTTCTTCAATACGGGTGTAGGCAATTTGGTTCAGCAGGTGGTAGAACATCGACGCACATTGACGTTTTAGATAGCTGTCGGACGAGCGATCGCGACGCTTGGCCAAGACCACTTCCGCACCGTTCTCCCATTCGCTGATGAAACGTGGTATGACGTCTATCGGGTCTTGCAAGTCCACATCCATGGGGATGACGACATCGCCACTGGCATATTCCAGTCCTGCAAATAACGCCGACTCCTTGCCGAAGTTGCGAGAGAAGTTGATCAGCAACACGTCGCTATCAACCAGCGTAATGGCTTGGGTGAGATCCGCCGTTCTGTCCGTGCTGCCATCGTTGATGAACACGATCTCGATCTGGTAACTACGCAAGGATGGCTCCTGACGCACTGTCTGATAGAAACGCCTGATAGCCAACTCTTCATTGAGCACCGGAACAACCAACGAAATCTTCATGCCTCACCCTCGCGAAACACGACAAACCTCGAGAAAAAGAACCCGCAAAACAGGCTTAGAAGTGAAAACGAAGCAACTGTCAGCAACCCATGAATTTGCCACCAATCAGCGAAGAGCCCGACGCCGAAGCTCAATACGCCCATAAATCCCACAAAGAGCAGGTATTGGCGTACCGACAACCCGGTATCAAACGTATAAAGCGCATTCGCATAGAAGGAAAACGATGCGGCGACGCAAAATGCCGCTAAATTACTGGCCGCCTGACGGAGGTGGGCAGCGGTGGTGAGCACGAAAAAAATCTGCCAATGAATGAGCGTATTAGCCACTCCAATCATTGTGTAGCTAAAGAATCCTTTCCATAAAGCTTTCATGCCGGCACCTTCCAAAAAATCCCTATTTCAGGCGCCTTTCAAACTATGTGATGCTGGGGTAACGGTCTACTGTCACAAATAACAGGTAACCCGCTAATCCCGACAAATGGTCCGGTGAGTGATCATTTACCAGTGAACTTTAATGGTCGGCACAGGCTCTTTCATGACGATAAAACCGTAGTCGCCCAGCAGATAAATCCGGTAGTACTGATTCTCCAGGAACGGTGGGTAACCCTGATACCCCACCCTGGTTGCGTTGCGTCGATCCCTCTCGGATACCACGTTGGTGATGCCCAGTTTCGGCAGGTTTTCCGCCAATACCAAAAAGTCGATGTTCAGCAGGTAGTGCAACACCGGCATCTGCTTGAACGAGCCTGCAGCGCCCACCAGCCAGCGATCGGAATAGGTCACCGACAGGTAGATGCGCTTGGCCTCGCGCAATTCCTTACGGGATGCAATGTCGTACGCCATGCTGGATGCCGCGCTGGCAGCGAAGACTTTTTGCACCGTCTGCACCCGACCGTAGGCATACGACAACGACAGCATCGCCAACAGGGGAATCACCAGCAGCAACGGCAGCCGCTCGTGGATGTGTGCCAGCGCCAGGTGGCTCAAATAGAACAACAGCAGCAACAGGACCGCGAAGCCCATCAGCGTCCTGGCCCCTTCATTGAAATCGCGGAAAAACAGCGCCATCCCCGACACCAGCAGAGTCAGCGCCGGCACTGTCAGCACACAGACCAGGCCGATCAGCAGATTCTTCCCCGGGCTGTCCTGACGCGCCGCGACCTTGAACCCCAGCCGAATCGCACCGGCCACGGCACACAGCAGCAACCCGGCGAACACCCAGGTCAATCCACCATGAAACAGCAGCACGACTTTCTCCAGCACCCGGCCGATGTTGATGTGCAGTTGCAGCAGCGGCTCCGCCGACCAGTTCAGCAAGGACGTACGATTGTATTGGATGAACGGATAAGCGCTGACGGCGTAAATCAGGCAGCCAAGGATCGCCTGCGCCAGTTTCCAGCCGAGCAGACCGCACCACTGCGGCCAGGCCAGTTTGTCATTGGCGCCTTTGAGTGCCTCCAGGCAACACAACCCGAGAAACACATTGAAACTCACTTGATACAGCCCTAGCGCCAGGGCAATCAGGAAGGACGGCACCAGCCACTGCACAATGCGCGAGGGGTGCCGAAAGGTGATCGCGTAGATCACCGCCACCAGGCTCAAGGTCATGGCGGGAGCGTCGTATTGATAGGACAGGTTTTGCAAAAAGAAGGGGTTGTACCAGAGCGGTAACACCACCAGGCAGCAGGCAAGCGTCGGCTGCGGGTAGTAATGAAATGTCAGGCGGGTCAGCGCCGCGGCCATGGCCAGCGTGGCAATCAACAGCGGCAATGGAAATATGTACGGCGCGCCGCTGCTGAACGTCAGCAGGTTGTAAAACAGTTCGGTAAACAATCGCCCCTGCTCCGCCCAGGCCATACCCGCCGAGAGCGAACGCCAGTTATCGTCGATATACGGATAGTCGGCGAGGATCAGCGGCAGGACATACACCAGGAGTGCGAGCAGAAAAAACAACCAGACCTGGCGACCTCCAAGTTCTTCGCTGACCAGTCGCTTGAACCGGCCCATGCTAAAGCCCGAGCCGGTTTTTGCCGCCGACGATGTCCTTGACCACATAGCGCGGCCGATGCTTGGCTTCGATGTAGATGCGGCCCACGTACTCGCCGAGGATGCCGATGCCGATCAGTTGTACGCCGCCGAGAAACAGAATCGCGGTCATCAACGATGGATAACCGGGGACGCTGTTTCCGAAGAAAATCTTATCCAGCACCATGTACACCGCGTAGAGCACCGCGAAGATCGAAATGCCGCCACCGATATAGGTCCACAAACGCAACGGCACCGTGCTGAAGGAAGTCACGCCTTCCAGCGCCAGGTTCCACAGTTTCCAACCATTGAACTTGCTGCGCCCCGCCACTCGCCCGGCCCGCTCATACTCCACGACCACCGTGGTGAACCCGGCCCACGACAGCACCCCCTTCATGAACAACTGATGTTCCGGCAGTGCGCGAATCACATCGACCACCTTGCGGTCCATGAGTCGGAAATCACCGACGTTTTCTTCGATCCGGGTGTAAGCGATCCGGTTGAGCACCTGGTAGAACAGCGCCGCGCTGAGGCGTTTCAGGATGCCGTCGGCGGTGCGATCGCGGCGCTTGGCGAGCACCACATCGGCGCCCTTCTGCCATTGTTCAATCAACCGCGGGACGACGCTGATCGGATCCTGCAGGTCAACATCCATCGGGATCACCGCATCGCCGCTGGCATATTCCAGGCCTGCGAACAGTGCCGGCTCCTTGCCGAAATTACGTGAGAAGTTGATCAGCAATACCTGCTCATCGGTTCGCGCCAGCGCCTTGATCTGCTCGGCCGTGTGGTCGGAACTGCCATCGTTGATGAACACGATCTCGAACTCGACCTGTTCCAGTTGCAACTCACGCCGCACCGCTTGATAAAACAGGTCGATCGCCTGTTCCTCATTGAATACCGGGACGATCAACGAGATTTTCATTGCTCACGCTCGCGAAACACCACGTATTTCGAAAACAGGAAACCCAGCACCAGGCTCAAGACCGAAAACAGGGCCACTGTCAGCAGGCCATGAAACCGCCACACGTCACCGGCATGGCCGATGGCCAGACTCAGGGCCCCCATGGCTCCCAAGAATAGAAGATAACCGCCGACCGACGCCCTGGTATCGAAGGTGTACAACGCGTTCATGTAGAAGGAAAACGAGGCGGCAACGCAGAAGGCTGCCAGGTTGCTCAGGGCCTGACTGAAGCCGGCGGCCTCACTCAGCAGGAAGAAAATCTGCCAGTGGATCAGCGTATTGGCGACCCCGACCACCGTGTAACTGGAAAATCCTTTCCATGAGAGCCTCATGGTGCCCCTCCGTTTCACGTCATAAAGCTTTGAGCCTGTCTACTGTCAGAAATCACAGGCCTGACGTTCTTTCGGACCAGCGGTTGCCGGGTCAATGATTGCAGCCTGCGTTTGCAGGGCTGCCGCAGGCTGCGACCTTTTGATCCTCCTTGAATGCAAAAAGCCCCGATCTCTCGATCGGGGCTTTTTGCATTTCATGCATTACGACTCAGGAAGCCGAACGCACCGCGCCTTGCGACACATTGGTCGGTTGCAGCTTGAACACGTAGAACAACACCGTCAGCAACACCAGGAACGCAGGTCCCACGTAGAGTGCCACGCGAGTATCCGGGAAGTACGCCATCAGCCCGACCACCAGCACCAGGAACGCCAGCGCCAGGTATGAGCTGACCGGGAACAGCCACATTTTGTATTTCAGGCCGGCACGTTCGCTGGCGCTCAGGCCTTGGCGGAACTTGAGCTGGGCCAGCAGGATCATCACCCAGGTCCAGATCGCGCCGAAGGTGGCAATCGCGGTGACCCAGACGAAGACCTTCTCCGGCACCAGGTAGTTGAGCAGCACACCCAGCAGCAAGGCACCGATCGACAGCAGCAGCGCACGGCGCGGCACGCCGTTGCTGGAGGTCGTGGCAAAACCGGCCGGGGCCTGGCCGTTCTGCGCCAGGCTGTAGAGCATGCGCCCGGTACTGAAGATGCCGCCGTTGCAGGACGACAGAGCGGCAGTGATCACCACGAAGTTGATGATGCCGGCGGCTGTCTTGATGCCCAGACGCTCGAAGGTCATCACGAACGGGCTGCCCTGAGTGCCGATTTCGTTCCACGGGTAGATCGACAGGATCACGAACAGCGCGCCGACGTAGAACAGCAGAATCCGCCAGAACACCGAGCCGATCGCGTTGGGAATGGTCTTCTGCGGGTTCTTCGCTTCACCGGCGGTCAGGCCGATCATCTCGACGCCGAGGTAGGCGAACATCACCATTTGCAGGGACATCAACACGCCTTGCACGCCGTTGGGCATGAAACCGCCATGGGCCCAGAGGTTGGAAATCCCCAGTGCCACGCCGTCGTTGCCGAAGCCGAACGCGATCACACCGATACCGCCGATCACCATCGCAACGATGGTGACGATCTTGATCAGGGCGAACCAGAACTCGAACTCACCGAAGGCTTTCACCGCGATCAGGTTGATCGAGCCCATGCTGATCAACGCCGCGAGCGCCCAGATCCAGCGCGGCACGTCGGGGAACCAGACGCCCATGTACACCGCCACCGCCGTGATTTCCGCGACGCAGGTCACCAGCCACAGGAACCAGTAGTTCCAGCCGGTGAGGAAGCCCGCCAAGGGGCCGAGGTAGTCTTGGGCATAACGGCTGAAGGAGCCGGCGACCGGGTTATGCACCGCCATCTCGCCGAGGGCGCGCATGATCACCAGGATCGCCAGACCGCCGATGATGTAGGACAGCATGATGGCCGGGCCGGCCATTTCGATGGCCTTGGCCGAACCGAGGAACAGGCCGACGCCAATACAGGCACCGAGCGCCATCAAGCGAATATGCCGTTCGCCGAGTTCGCGTTTAAGCGGGCCGCCCTGAGCGGTCTCGCCGTGGGGCAGGTGATTGCCGACTGGCATAGGGGTTCAACCTCGTCTTGTTATTGGATATGACCACCGAGCCTCCAAGCGCTGGCCGGTGAGCCATTGCTTGTTTGAAACCGGACCTGCTTCGTGAGCAGAACCGTCTTGCAGGGTCAAACCTGCAAGATCCGCGGGGCGTGCAGTATAAAAAGCTTCCGACAGGGGTTTTCACTCTATAAACCACAACATTCAGCGAGAACTCTCGGGAAAGCCGCGGTTTGCGGAGGGGCATTACCTGGTTTACGTAGGATTATTCGCCGAGGAAACGGGCGCGCAGTATTGCACGGTAATGGTGCATCGTCATGTTCACCCGGCTTGTAGACCGGGTGAACGATGCGCTGGGGAGAGGTACGAAACTTGTAATCGCGTTCACTGCACGTATGCCGCAACAGTGTTTACAGGCCTGTCAGGTCAACTGATATCAGCCGAGCCTTCAGAGAATGCCTGCGTCATCAGTCCCATTTATAAGTTGGACCATAATCAAGAAGTAACTCTTCGCCCTTTTGTATGTCTTGCCAGGCAACAAAGAAGGTCATGTATCGGCCCACATTGATCGTGGCCACGTTTTCATGTCCAAAAGGCTCGCCACGGGTATAATAGCTGTTAACCAGGCTCAGGACATTACCGCTACCATGGGCACTCAAGGTTCCATCATTGGAGAACGTGGAAAACGAGAAACTTTCGACAGCCTTGTAACCTTTGTTATTAAGTTCTTTAGTCAGCGTTGAATTGCCACGGTGCAACTTGCCAGAATACGGGCCCAGTACTTCGAAGCGACGGATATCACGATTGGCCACCACCGACAAACCTCTTTCCGGCCCGGCCTTGAGCTTTTCAACCTTCAGCAATTGATCGAACCGGAAAGCCAGATTGTCTTCGTTTCTGATCCAGTCGCGCACCTCCGCAACGATGGCGTCCGCCCATTCCAACCGTTCGATGGCAGGCTCGATATCATCAAGTAATCTATTCCAGTACGTCACCTCGATTTCGTTGATGTTTGCTGGCGGGCCACCCACGCCTTCCGGCCCTTCTGCCGACAAAGTGAGGCTGCGAGTGACATCGTTCGGATCCTGCAGAATCGGTAACCTGTTGTCGATTTGATGACCAAATTGAGGCGAATGTTCGCCCATGGTAGAACCGGACACCGTCGCGCGGTCATCGAGGCGGCGACGCTTATTATGCTCGGCCGCGTCGTCCTCTGCAGTGCGCTTGTCGCCAACACGCCTTCGTAAGGACTTGCGCGCCATTGGGGGCTTGGGTGACGTCGCATTCGCGCGATTTACCGATGCAGATTCGTCGAAATCCCCAAATATGAGTCGATCGGTCCCGGATGGAGTGAAACGCCCGTCTTCGTTGACGTAATGCGCCCATTCCAATGGATCAATCTTGCTAAACTCAAGGAAATTGTTCATCCCGATGCCAACGTCAGGGTCGTGATAAATATCCCACCATCTTTTCAGATGTTCATTGGTAACAGGCGTGAACTCATCGAGCCCGAGTACCAGTACATTATTGCCAGCCACTGTAAAATTCCCATTGGGCTTTACATAGCGCTCCCAGAGCAAAGGATTAAGGTTGTTTCGCTCAACGTAGTCCATCATCGCAATGTCGTTATCCGGCAATTGAGCCAGGGTGTACCAGTCCTGCAGATGTTCTTCGGTGATTCTGTTGAATCGCTTTCCTGCGAGCGCCTTTCCTGCCAGGTCGAGCGTGCCATCCTGCTTCACATGTTTCATGAACGACTCGGTGTCGAGCCGGTGGCGGTTGGCGAACCCTTCACGCGTCAACTCATGACGCTGTCGCGCGCTCAGCCGCTCCCACTCTGACAGATGTGCCGCGGTGACCTTGTTTCTTGATCCGTTGCCGCTGGCGAGGAAGTCGGCGCCTTCAGCGGTAATGGTTCCATCCGCCAATACATAACGCTCCAACGTTTTAAGGAAGAGCCCGCGCTCCTTGGCAAATGAGTTCAAGGTTATTTTTTGCCGGCTTTGAGCTGGCAAGCGGTTCCAATCCCGAACATCCGCTGTCTTGATGAGCCTGCGTTCGCTGGCGCCGCCTTTCAAGGACAGTGGCTGCCATTGATCAGGCCCGGCCCGCCACAGCCACAGAGGCGAATAGGCGTCATTGCCAGGATCAACGACATTGACATCCACTGTGTCGGCAGTGAGATTGAACGAGTCTCTGATCCGATAGACCGCTGTCGTGCCCGACTCATCGATATTGCGGATATAAAACCGTTGTCCGTCGAGGCTTCGATAAATGCCTTTTACGGGGCTCAATCCAGCAATCACTGACTCCTGAGTGGCATACCGGACATAGGTGATATTGCTGAACCCCTCGAATGTCGCAGATGAAGGGTCAAATGGATCCTCGCTCCGAGTCATCGATTCGCCGACAGGGTCTTTATCCCTCAGGGCATGAGGGGTGTCAGTGCCAGAGTTTTCCAACGCCGCTCCACTCACATGCTTGTCCAGCGTGTGGCGCCAGACGCCTCTGCTGCTTTCCTCAAGCACCGGCTGATAGACTGCCGCGTTGGTCGGGTGTGCGACTCTCCATTGACCCGTCAACGGATCAAGGCGCGTCTCAAAGAGATCGCCGTCAATCCTTACATAATGCCTGTCGGCAATCGGGTACTGCCCTCGGGAATTGGGTTCGATGCCCTCCAGAGACACTTCACTGCGGTAAGGGCAAAGGTCAGGTTTCCACAGGCGCTTCCCCCCGTTGGTGAGTTCTATCGGGATGAAATCCGGATGTACAAGGGCGAACACCGGAGCGGTCTCTGCACCAGCTCTAATGTTCTGCAACACATCAGTAATATGCTGCCAACCGGCTTCTTTATCACCCAGACTGAGGTCGTCAAGCCCCTCCACAACCTCATACATCAGCTGTACAGCCGCGACACCCAGCATCACCGCGCCCAAGGGCGGAACTGCAAAGGAGAGCAGATTAAGGGCTGTCAGGCCACTGTCCAACAGATCGGCGATCAACACCCGGCGCTCATTGGCATCCGCATCCTCTGTGGAAACTGCCTGGCTGCGGGCATCCCGTAACAGCCCGTCCCGGAACTCCTGGTAAAGCGTGCTCCAGATATCAAAATGCTGTTGCCAAGGCTCTCCCGACGGATCCAGTACTCTGAACTGCAGCAGAAAATCAGGCGCCTCCTTTTGACGACGCTCGATATAGTGAATGTGACGACGCGCCTCTTGCGCAGGGGTCGGAACTTGTTCGGTGAAACTGTAGAAATACTTCGCCCGGCCCTTATGTCGTACGAAACGGCTGAAGAACCGTTGATAGACAGTGGGGGCGCCCGGTGAGTCGCCCGCATTTTTTTGTACGAACTGGCTGATCAGGCGAGCTTTGAACTCGGCGACCGTTGCGTAATGTTTCACTGGGTGATCGGGATCATCGGGAATGTAGGCAATGAAATCGCCTTTGGATTGACCATCGACTGTTGGCCAAAGTTTATCCAGGGCGTTTTCTAGAATATTATCGTTATTCGGGTCGGCCATTTCGAAAACGATACAGCCGTGCAACGGCATCCTCATGAAACTCAACCCGCGACACCACACAGGTTTCCCGTCGACGCGTAC
Encoded here:
- a CDS encoding glycosyltransferase family 2 protein, which codes for MKISLVVPVLNEELAIRRFYQTVRQEPSLRSYQIEIVFINDGSTDRTADLTQAITLVDSDVLLINFSRNFGKESALFAGLEYASGDVVIPMDVDLQDPIDVIPRFISEWENGAEVVLAKRRDRSSDSYLKRQCASMFYHLLNQIAYTRIEENVGDFRLMDRKVVDVIKQLPEQQLFMKGVLSWAGFNSVTIEYDRAPRAAGQSKFNGWKLWNLALEGITSFSTVPLRVWSYIGGAISLPALVYAAYMMLDKLLYGNEVPSYPSLIATVLFLGGVQLIGIGILGEYIGRIYLESKHRPRYVIRSIEARPPQHGEPSCLKRKI
- a CDS encoding GtrA family protein, with protein sequence MKALWKGFFSYTMIGVANTLIHWQIFFVLTTAAHLRQAASNLAAFCVAASFSFYANALYTFDTGLSVRQYLLFVGFMGVLSFGVGLFADWWQIHGLLTVASFSLLSLFCGFFFSRFVVFREGEA
- a CDS encoding glucosyltransferase domain-containing protein, giving the protein MGRFKRLVSEELGGRQVWLFFLLALLVYVLPLILADYPYIDDNWRSLSAGMAWAEQGRLFTELFYNLLTFSSGAPYIFPLPLLIATLAMAAALTRLTFHYYPQPTLACCLVVLPLWYNPFFLQNLSYQYDAPAMTLSLVAVIYAITFRHPSRIVQWLVPSFLIALALGLYQVSFNVFLGLCCLEALKGANDKLAWPQWCGLLGWKLAQAILGCLIYAVSAYPFIQYNRTSLLNWSAEPLLQLHINIGRVLEKVVLLFHGGLTWVFAGLLLCAVAGAIRLGFKVAARQDSPGKNLLIGLVCVLTVPALTLLVSGMALFFRDFNEGARTLMGFAVLLLLLFYLSHLALAHIHERLPLLLVIPLLAMLSLSYAYGRVQTVQKVFAASAASSMAYDIASRKELREAKRIYLSVTYSDRWLVGAAGSFKQMPVLHYLLNIDFLVLAENLPKLGITNVVSERDRRNATRVGYQGYPPFLENQYYRIYLLGDYGFIVMKEPVPTIKVHW
- a CDS encoding glycosyltransferase family 2 protein; this translates as MKISLIVPVFNEEQAIDLFYQAVRRELQLEQVEFEIVFINDGSSDHTAEQIKALARTDEQVLLINFSRNFGKEPALFAGLEYASGDAVIPMDVDLQDPISVVPRLIEQWQKGADVVLAKRRDRTADGILKRLSAALFYQVLNRIAYTRIEENVGDFRLMDRKVVDVIRALPEHQLFMKGVLSWAGFTTVVVEYERAGRVAGRSKFNGWKLWNLALEGVTSFSTVPLRLWTYIGGGISIFAVLYAVYMVLDKIFFGNSVPGYPSLMTAILFLGGVQLIGIGILGEYVGRIYIEAKHRPRYVVKDIVGGKNRLGL
- a CDS encoding GtrA family protein → MRLSWKGFSSYTVVGVANTLIHWQIFFLLSEAAGFSQALSNLAAFCVAASFSFYMNALYTFDTRASVGGYLLFLGAMGALSLAIGHAGDVWRFHGLLTVALFSVLSLVLGFLFSKYVVFREREQ
- a CDS encoding amino acid permease codes for the protein MPVGNHLPHGETAQGGPLKRELGERHIRLMALGACIGVGLFLGSAKAIEMAGPAIMLSYIIGGLAILVIMRALGEMAVHNPVAGSFSRYAQDYLGPLAGFLTGWNYWFLWLVTCVAEITAVAVYMGVWFPDVPRWIWALAALISMGSINLIAVKAFGEFEFWFALIKIVTIVAMVIGGIGVIAFGFGNDGVALGISNLWAHGGFMPNGVQGVLMSLQMVMFAYLGVEMIGLTAGEAKNPQKTIPNAIGSVFWRILLFYVGALFVILSIYPWNEIGTQGSPFVMTFERLGIKTAAGIINFVVITAALSSCNGGIFSTGRMLYSLAQNGQAPAGFATTSSNGVPRRALLLSIGALLLGVLLNYLVPEKVFVWVTAIATFGAIWTWVMILLAQLKFRQGLSASERAGLKYKMWLFPVSSYLALAFLVLVVGLMAYFPDTRVALYVGPAFLVLLTVLFYVFKLQPTNVSQGAVRSAS
- a CDS encoding SET domain-containing protein, which codes for MADQSTSIKNAGPASVDTLNARGDQYLEIIKAATPPALLNMSKHNHATLKSFTPALPDWLRIASQEQRAEARRLVEASVTAHTALSEAMAGMTELVEFAEPLLKKKISDVFGMELDVNGTRVRLTESQGFLARKSRYLSLLEAALHNFGRSERFLDSETYAYRVDSVSSKIALDVERFAKLCRELDIGKQYQAHIKNSLKWDDAAAQDKLREVFVSCQKAALKASTYIALRKGDIELKHQRAILQIISGSKTVRVDGKPVWCRGLSFMRMPLHGCIVFEMADPNNDNILENALDKLWPTVDGQSKGDFIAYIPDDPDHPVKHYATVAEFKARLISQFVQKNAGDSPGAPTVYQRFFSRFVRHKGRAKYFYSFTEQVPTPAQEARRHIHYIERRQKEAPDFLLQFRVLDPSGEPWQQHFDIWSTLYQEFRDGLLRDARSQAVSTEDADANERRVLIADLLDSGLTALNLLSFAVPPLGAVMLGVAAVQLMYEVVEGLDDLSLGDKEAGWQHITDVLQNIRAGAETAPVFALVHPDFIPIELTNGGKRLWKPDLCPYRSEVSLEGIEPNSRGQYPIADRHYVRIDGDLFETRLDPLTGQWRVAHPTNAAVYQPVLEESSRGVWRHTLDKHVSGAALENSGTDTPHALRDKDPVGESMTRSEDPFDPSSATFEGFSNITYVRYATQESVIAGLSPVKGIYRSLDGQRFYIRNIDESGTTAVYRIRDSFNLTADTVDVNVVDPGNDAYSPLWLWRAGPDQWQPLSLKGGASERRLIKTADVRDWNRLPAQSRQKITLNSFAKERGLFLKTLERYVLADGTITAEGADFLASGNGSRNKVTAAHLSEWERLSARQRHELTREGFANRHRLDTESFMKHVKQDGTLDLAGKALAGKRFNRITEEHLQDWYTLAQLPDNDIAMMDYVERNNLNPLLWERYVKPNGNFTVAGNNVLVLGLDEFTPVTNEHLKRWWDIYHDPDVGIGMNNFLEFSKIDPLEWAHYVNEDGRFTPSGTDRLIFGDFDESASVNRANATSPKPPMARKSLRRRVGDKRTAEDDAAEHNKRRRLDDRATVSGSTMGEHSPQFGHQIDNRLPILQDPNDVTRSLTLSAEGPEGVGGPPANINEIEVTYWNRLLDDIEPAIERLEWADAIVAEVRDWIRNEDNLAFRFDQLLKVEKLKAGPERGLSVVANRDIRRFEVLGPYSGKLHRGNSTLTKELNNKGYKAVESFSFSTFSNDGTLSAHGSGNVLSLVNSYYTRGEPFGHENVATINVGRYMTFFVAWQDIQKGEELLLDYGPTYKWD